From the Polaribacter huanghezhanensis genome, the window ATTGTTGATTAAATAATTGGTTCCTTTTAAAAATACCAATGCTTTTCCAGTTAAGTGCACATCAAATTTATCTGAAGGAAATTCTTTTGCAATTACAGCATTTAATCGATCTTGAATAATCGTCATTTTATCGGTTCCAACATCTTTCATAAAAGTGGTAATTCTAGCGTATCTGCCAGTAGAATCAACAAAATTAGTTAGCATTTTAGAGTTGTTGTTAGAGTTTTTTGTGTACGCAAAAATATAACTTTGCTCTTGTGATGTTGGCAATTGATAATATTTTGGATTGCCTAAATAATACGCTTGCTTAGAGTATTTCACCAAATTTGTAATAGAAATTGGTTTAGATAGTTCAGGAAAAGATTCAATAATTTCGTTAATTTCTTCCATCTTTTTTAGCGTAGAAAGTTTCATAACCCCTTTTTCTTTTTTGGTGTCAATAAAAATTTCTAAAGGCATAATTCCGCCAAATTCCTTCTCAAAAAACTTAATGTCTTTATAAAATTGCGTGCCTTTAGGCATGTCTTCAATCAAGCTTCCAGAAACTCTAATTTGATAAATTCCTATAATTCCAAAAATGATAAAAATAACTGCTGTAATATAAATTGCAATTCGGTTATGACGAACCATTTTTTCCATCCATTTTACAATAGTGTCTATCCATTTTTTTTCTAAATGATTTAGATGCTTTTTCTTTGGTAAAGGCATAAAGCTGTAGATAATCGGAATGATTAACAAGGCTAAAACAAAAATGCTGATGATATTTATAGAGGCTAAAACTCCAAATTGTTGCAGCAATTCACTCTTTACAAAAATAAAAGTTGCAAATCCAGAAGCTGTTGTAATATTGGTCATTAAAGTGGCATTTCCAACTTTAGAAATAACGCGTTGTAATGATTTTGCTTGATTACCGTGTTTCTTAACTTCTTGCTGATATTTATTGATTAGAAAAATAGCATTAGGAACTCCGATTACAATAATTAAAGGCGGAATTAAAGCGGTTAAAACGGTAATTTCATATCCAAATAAACCAATAAATCCAAATGCCCAAGTAACGCCAATCATTACGACTAAAAGTGTAATAAAAGTTGCTCGATACGAACGGAAAAAGAAAAAGAAAATAACTGCTGTAATCAATAAAGCACCAACAACAAACCATAAAATTTCATCTTGTATGTTTTGAGAATTTAAGGTTCGTATGTAAGGCATTCCAGAAACATGAACTTGTAAATTGTGCTCTTTTTCAAATTTTTTGATAGTTGGAATTAAAGTATTAAAGACAAAATCTCTACGAACTGGCGTATTTACTATTTTTTTATTGATATAAATTGCAGTTTGAACCGTTCCCGTTTTTTTATTATATAATAAATTGTCATAAAAAGGAAGATTCTCAAACAACTGTTTCTTTATTGCTGAAACTTCTTTTTGGGTGGTTGGAGTTTTATTTAATAAGGGCTCTAAAACAAATTTCCTATTCTTTCTGTCAGCTTTTAATTCTTGAACATCCGCAATAGAAACAGAAAAGGCTACTTCATTAGAAGCATCAATTTCTTTGGTAAGATCATTCCAAGCATTAAACTTTTCTGGAGTAAATAAAGTAGTATCTTTTACGGCAAGGATGATTAAATTTCCTTCTTCACCAAAAATTTTTAAAAACTGATTGTATTCTATATTGGCTTCATGATTTTCTGGCAGTAAGTTTGCTTCTGTATATGAAAATTTCATATACTTCATTTGTGTAGCCAAGAAAGCTGTAAAAGCAGCAACTAATACTAAAACAAGATACCTGTTTCTCAATATCAATCCGGCAACTTTGGTCCAAAAATTCATGCGTAAAAATTTATGCAAATGTAGGAAATGTTTAAGAACCTAACACATAAAAAAAGGAGCGTTCTAAAACGCTCCTTTTTTTAATAATATTGAATATTTGTTTATTAAACGGTCATAATTTCTTTTTCTTTCACCTCAAGAATAGTGTCCGTTTCTTTTACAAATTTATCTGTTAAAGTTTGCACTTCTGTTTCAGAAACTTTCTTTAAATCATCAGAAACGTCTAATTTCTTAATTTCGTTATTTGCATCTTTACGCGCATTTCTAATTCCAATTTTTGCATGTTCTCCCTCCGCTTTTGCTTGTTTAGATAAATTGATTCGGCGTTCTTCTGTTAAAGGCGGAACGTTAATCATAATAATGTCACCATTATTCATCGGATTAAAACCCAAGTTTGCTGCCTGAATGGCTTTTTCAATTTCTTGCAACATGTTTTTTTCCCAAGGTTGAACACTAATGGTTCTTGGGTCTGGAGTATTTACATTTGCAACTTGACTTAACGGTGTTTGAGAACCGTAATAATCTACCATAACATTTGCTAACATTGCAGGTGTTGCTTTTCCTGCTCTAATAGCTCTTAATTCTTTTATTAAATGCTCAATTGCATTTTGCATTTGTTCTTTTGTGCTGTCTAAAATAAACTCAATTTCTTCGTTCATTACTTAAAATTTTATAAAATATTTGCTAATTAATTATCAACAATTGTTCCTATTTTTTCTCCAGAAACTAGTTTTAATAAGTTTCCTTTTGTATTCATATCAAAAACAATAATAGGCAATTTATTTTCTTCACTTAATGTAAAAGCAGTCATGTCCATTACTTTTAACCCTTTCTCTATAACTTCTTTAAAAGTAATAGTATCAAATTTTATGGCATCTATATTTTTTTCTGGATCTGAAGTGTAGATTCCATCAACACGAGTTCCTTTTAAAATTGCGTCAGCATTGATTTCGATAGCTCTTAAAACGGCAGCAGTATCTGTCGTAAAATATGGATTTCCTGTTCCAGCTCCAAAAATAACA encodes:
- a CDS encoding efflux RND transporter permease subunit; the encoded protein is MNFWTKVAGLILRNRYLVLVLVAAFTAFLATQMKYMKFSYTEANLLPENHEANIEYNQFLKIFGEEGNLIILAVKDTTLFTPEKFNAWNDLTKEIDASNEVAFSVSIADVQELKADRKNRKFVLEPLLNKTPTTQKEVSAIKKQLFENLPFYDNLLYNKKTGTVQTAIYINKKIVNTPVRRDFVFNTLIPTIKKFEKEHNLQVHVSGMPYIRTLNSQNIQDEILWFVVGALLITAVIFFFFFRSYRATFITLLVVMIGVTWAFGFIGLFGYEITVLTALIPPLIIVIGVPNAIFLINKYQQEVKKHGNQAKSLQRVISKVGNATLMTNITTASGFATFIFVKSELLQQFGVLASINIISIFVLALLIIPIIYSFMPLPKKKHLNHLEKKWIDTIVKWMEKMVRHNRIAIYITAVIFIIFGIIGIYQIRVSGSLIEDMPKGTQFYKDIKFFEKEFGGIMPLEIFIDTKKEKGVMKLSTLKKMEEINEIIESFPELSKPISITNLVKYSKQAYYLGNPKYYQLPTSQEQSYIFAYTKNSNNNSKMLTNFVDSTGRYARITTFMKDVGTDKMTIIQDRLNAVIAKEFPSDKFDVHLTGKALVFLKGTNYLINNLILSLSLAILLIALFMAWMFRSYQMILISLIPNMLPLLITAGLMGFIGIPIKPSTILVFSIAFGISVDDTIHFLAKYRQELQANNWRIKKSVYSALRETGVSMFYTSIVLFFGFLVFTVSSFGGTIALGGLVSVTLLFAMVSNLLLLPSLLLSFEKKITNKKVFKEPSMKIFPPKENKEEEAE
- the frr gene encoding ribosome recycling factor, with product MNEEIEFILDSTKEQMQNAIEHLIKELRAIRAGKATPAMLANVMVDYYGSQTPLSQVANVNTPDPRTISVQPWEKNMLQEIEKAIQAANLGFNPMNNGDIIMINVPPLTEERRINLSKQAKAEGEHAKIGIRNARKDANNEIKKLDVSDDLKKVSETEVQTLTDKFVKETDTILEVKEKEIMTV